The sequence AGCGAGCTTGCTCGCGAACCAGCCCCGCAGCGGGGCTGCGGCGTTACAACTCGATCTCACCCCCCCGCCAGCGCGCATAGCTCGGTGAAGTCGACGATCTCCGTCTCCCGTCCGTTTACCTGCACCAGGCCGTTCTTCTGCAGGCGGGTGAAGCTGCGCGAGACGGTTTCCACCGCCAGCCCCAGGTAATCGCCGATCTCGTGGCGCGACATGCTCAGGCGGAAGCGCAGGGCGGAGAAGCCGCGCTCGCGGAAGTGCGCGGAAATGTTCAGCAGGAAGGCGGCGATCCGCGAGTCGGCATTGAGCCGCGAAAGCAGCAGCTTCATCTGCTGATCCTCGCGAATCTTCCGACTCATCATCAGCAGCAGCTGGTGCGACAGCCCGGGAATCTGCTGCGACAGCTGCTCCAGCTGGTCGAAAGGAATCTCGCTGCACAGCGTGCTTTCCAGGGCGATGGCCGACACCGGGTAGCTGCCCTCGTCCATGCCGGAGAAGCCGAAGATCTCGTTGGCGTAATAGAAGCCGGTGATCTTCTCGATGCCTTGTTCGTTGGTGGTCACCGTCTTCAGCGAACCGGAGCGCACCAGGTAGACGTTGTGGAAGGGGTCGCCCTGGCGGAACAGGTGGTCGCCCTTATGCAGCAAGTGGCCGGGCTTGATGATCGCTTCCAGCTCGAGAAGCTTGTCGTCGCTGAGGGTGGGCGGCGCCAGTCGACAGTTCTTGCAATACGGTTGCGGCTTCAACATCTGATTCATCCGATAGTCCCCTATACGCCAGCCGCAACCGCGTCCGGCGGCCGATTTCACTCCTAAGAACATAGCAACAGATGGGCGTCTGTCATCCACGGCTGACAGAGCTGTCCGTGCTGATGCGTGGCTTTTTCGATACTCGTTCGTAATCCGCGTCTGACCGCCTTTTCACCTGTTCCGGAGCAGCAGAAGCGGTGAATGGCCTCGTGTCCTTGATGGCGATAACTCGCGCGCAGGACCTGCCGGCGGTCGCCGCCAACGGCTAGATGAAATCTCGGGCTGGCTTCGTGAAATTCGTTGTGATATTTTTCATGAAAAATAGATACGACAATTTCACGAGGTCGCCATGTTCCTGCGTTCGAACCAGCCTGTCGGCACTTACTACGCCGCTGCCAATCCGGAGTTGCTGCAGCCCCGCGCACAACTGACGGACGCGCTGGAGTGCGAAGTGCTGGTGATCGGCGCCGGGTTCAGTGGCCTGCACACCGCGCTGCAGCTCGCCGAAGGCGGGCGCCAGGTGTGCGTGATCGAAGCCAGCCGCATCGCCTGGGCGGCGTCCGGGCGCAACGGCGGCCAGGCATTGCCCGGCTGGTCCAGCGACCTCGGCCCGATCGAGGACGACCTCGGCCATGAAGGCGCCCTGCGCTTGTGGCAAGGCATGCTCTGGGCCGCGCGCGAACTGCGCGACCTGCCGCAGCGCCACGGCTTCGACTGCGACTACCGCGTCGGCCACCTGTGGACCGCCGTGCTGCCGCGCCGCGTCGGCATGCTCGAAGCGTGGCAGGAAGAGGCCGCCAAGCGTTGGGGCTACGAAGGCCTGCAGATGATCTCCCGCGCCGAGCTGCCGCAGTGGGTCGCCAGCGACCGCTACCTCGCCGGCCTGTACGACCCGAACTCCGCGCACATCAACCCGCTGAAACTCGCCTACGGCCTCGCCGATGCGATCGAGAGGGCCGGCGGGCGCATCTTCGAACAAACCCGCGCGCTGCGTTACAGCGAGCAGGGCAATGGCTACCTCGTCGAAACCGAGCACGGCACCGTGCGCTGCTCCGCCCTGGTACTGGCCTGCAACGCCTACATCGACGGCCTGGATAAAGACGTCTCGGGGCGCATCCTGCCGGTCGGCACCTACCAGGTCGCCACCGCGCCGCTGGGGGCCGAGCTCGCGCACTCGTTGCTGCCGAAGAACTGCTGCGTCACCGACAACCAGTTCGTCCTCGACTACTTCCGCCTGACCCCTGACCACCGCCTGCTGTTCGGCGGCGGCTGCACCTACCTGGGCGGCCTGCCCAGCGACATCCGCGCCGCCACCCGGCCGTACCTCGAGCGGGTGTTCCCGCAGCTGCGTGGCGTGGAGCTGGAATACGCCTGGGGCGGGCACATCGACTGCAGCATGCGCCGCACGCCGGACGTCGGTCGCCGCGGCAATCTCTTCTGGCTGCAGGGCTATTCCGGCCATGGCGTACTGCCCAGCCTGGCCGCGGCCCGTGCGGTCAGCCAGGCGATGCTCGGTCGCGAAGAGGAACTTGATCTCTATCAACGCCTTAGCAATCCCGGCTTCCCCGGCGGTCAGCGATTTGCCGCGCCACTGGAAGCCATTGGAAAAGCCTGGTATCGGTTGCGGGACTTCTTCTGACCCGAGCCGGAATGCGCCTATGCAAGAACACGAAAACGAACACCTCGCGACCCTGATCCGCGACCTGCGCAAGCACAAGGGCCTGACCCTTGGCGCGCTGGCCGAGCGGATCGGTCGCTCGGTCGGCTTCCTCTCCCAGGTCGAGCGCGGCCTGTCGCGCCCGACCGTGGCCGACCTCACCGCCATCAGCGAAGCACTGGGTGTGCCGACCACCTATTTCTATGCCGGCGGCCCATCGCGCACGACCTCCTGGGTCACCCGCCCGGCCGACCGCCGCACGCTCTACTACGCCGGCGGCATCACCGACATCCTCGCTTCGCCGAGCATGTCCGGCGGCTTCTCGATGCTCGACAGCATCCTCGCGCCCGGCGCCACCAGCGGTGAAGACCACCTCAACGACAGCTCCGAGCAGGGCGGCTTCGTCCTCGAAGGCGAACTGACCCTCTGGTACCAGGACGAAACCGTCACCCTTTACCCAAACGACAGCTTCCAGCTGCCGCCGCACGCCAAGTTCCGCTACGGCAATCTCACCGACAAACCAACGAGGGTGCTCTGGATCTTCACCTGATTCCCTCGCAGGCCCTCGCGGCCTGCCGGGTGAACGCTCCGGCCGCGCCTGACACACAGGCAACTACAAGATGAACCGCCAAACCTTCCCCGATCTGCTCAGCGAAGTTCGCGCCTTCCGCGCCCAGTACCCGGAGGTCCGCTACGTCGACCTGATCTGCCTGGACATCCCCGGGCACTTCTACGGCAAGCGCTACCCGGTCGACATGCTCGAGAAAGTCGCCGCCGGCAGCCCGCTGAAGCTGCCGCAGAACTGCGTCCTGCTGGGCGTGCAGGGCGGCCTGCACCCGATCGGCGACTACTGCTTCAACGACGGCGATCCGGACGCCCCGCGCCGCCTGGTGCCCGGCAGCCTCAAGCCGGTGCGCTGGGAGAACCAGCCGCTGGGCCAGATGCTGATCACCTCCGACGGCACCGAGGCGCCCATCGAGTTCGAGCCGCGCGAAGTGCTGGCCCGCGTGCTGAAGCGCCTGGAAGGCAAGGGCATCCGCCCGGTAGTGGCGTTCGAGCTGGAGTTCTACCTGTTCGACAAGAAGCTCAAGGACGGCCTGCCGCAGTACCCGCGCGACCCGCTGTGCGACGACGAAGACGACCAACCGAACATGCACATCGAGCGCCTGTCGCGCTTCTCCGACGTGCTCCATGAAGTGGTCGAAGCCGCCCGCGAGCAAGGCGTGGACGCCAACGTCATCACCGCCGAAATCGGCCCGGGCCAGTTCGAGATCAACTTCGCCCACTGCGAAGACGGCCTGCACGCCGCCGACCAGGCCGCGCTGTTTACCCGCGCCACCCGCGGCGTTGCGCTCAAGCACGGCCACCGCGCCAGCTTCATGAGCAAGCCCTACCTGCACGCGCCGGGCAGCGGCATGCACGTGCACGTCAGCCTGTACGACCGCGAAGGCAAGAACCTGCTCGACGGCGACAACCAGCGCCCGCTGCGCCACGCGGTGGCCGGCTGCCTGGAACTGCTGCCGCACTGCATGCCGATCTTTGCCGCCAACCACAACGCCTACCGCCGCTACGGCTCCCGCGTGAACGCCGCGAGCAAGGCCAGCTGGGGCTTCGAAGACCGCGACGCGTGCATCCGCATCCCGGAATCCGACGGCAAGAACCTGCGCATCGAACACCGCCTCGCCGGCGCCGACGCCAACCCCTACCTGGTCCTGGCCGCCATCCTCACCGGCATGGAACACGGCCTGGAAGCCGGCAAGGAGCCGATCCCGTCGCTCAACGAAGATCGCGAAAGCGGCATCGAATTCCCCCGCGACATGCTCGGCGCGGTGGCCGCGATGGAAAACCACCCGGTGGTGAAGGACGGCCTGGGCAGCGAGTTCGTCTTCGTCTACTGCGAGAACAAGCGCCACGACCACCTGGACTTCATGAACGAAGTCAGCGCCCGCGAGTACCGCTGGTTCCTCTAAGGCGCCACACCCTGTAGGAGCGAGGGGGCGCCTAGCGCTTGCTCGCGAACCCAGCCCCGCAGCGGGGCCAGGTTCGCGAGCTTCGTAGGATGGGTTGAGGCACGAAACCCATGCGGCATCCGTCCGCCCCCGCAGCATGCCCCACCCCGTAGGGCGCCTAACCGCAAGGCGGTTAGGCGCCGTTGCGGAACAACTCCGACTCGATCACCCCCACCGCATCTGTCAGGCGTCCCCACAGCTCGCCCTGCCACTCCAACACGGTCGTGTGGCGCCAAAGCACCGCGCCGAGACGCCGGCGCGGCAATGCCGGATCGTCCAGCTCCGCATCGCGCAGCACCGGCACCACCTCATTGGTCAGCCATTGCCGCAGCTCGCGGTTCTCCGGGTGATAGAGCTGCACCACCAGCAGCATGTAGACCCCGCTCTCGCTGATCAGCAGCTCCTTCTCCGGCTGGCCGCTGCCATTGAGCAGCACCACCTTGCGCGTCTGGTCCCGGTCCAGCTTGTTGGTGATCCGCTCGTTGAGCGTGCTGTTGGTCAGCCGCGCCAAATCCGCGGCGACGAACCACGCCTGGCGATCGATCAGCACCGCCCGCAGTTGCCGGTGGTTACGCACGAAAGCCATGGGCTTGAGAACGGATTCGGAAGAAGGGGAAGGGATGAAACTCATGCTGTAGCTCCTTGCTGTTTTCAAGAAGCCGCCACCGTAAGACCGGGAGGGGAGGCGGACCGTGCAAGGGTGGAAAACCGGGATCAACGGAACGAAAGACCGGCCGGGCCGAAGCCCGCCTCGCACGGTCCGCCATAGACTGCCAGGGCGAATCCGACACACCGTGCCTAAAACGCTCTGCTATGGCGTAGTTCCGTCAAATCACAGGTTTCCACACCTGACCCCGGCAAAACCGAGGCGGCCGAAACCTTACGCAGAGGGTTTGTAGGACGGCAACGCAGTCGCAGTGTAGGACTTTTCCCAATCTCGCCCGAATGAGTATTTGGCTCATCCGGTGAGCCGAATAAATCGGCTATTCGGCTCACTCAAGCTCCAGCAGGGCACACAAACCCCATGCCGACTGGCCCGCAGGCGCCCAAGCGTTTAAGGTTCGCCATCGATCAAGACACCCCGCAGGGATGCAGCGCCTACGCCGCCTTCCTGCGCCCGAGGAAGGAACAACCCCGTGAACCAGCAAAACCTCGCCGACTTCATCTGGAACGTGGCCGACGCGCTGCGCGGCGACTTCAAGCAGTCCGAGTACGGCCG is a genomic window of Pseudomonas knackmussii B13 containing:
- a CDS encoding BRO-N domain-containing protein, whose amino-acid sequence is MSFIPSPSSESVLKPMAFVRNHRQLRAVLIDRQAWFVAADLARLTNSTLNERITNKLDRDQTRKVVLLNGSGQPEKELLISESGVYMLLVVQLYHPENRELRQWLTNEVVPVLRDAELDDPALPRRRLGAVLWRHTTVLEWQGELWGRLTDAVGVIESELFRNGA
- a CDS encoding helix-turn-helix domain-containing protein, with translation MQEHENEHLATLIRDLRKHKGLTLGALAERIGRSVGFLSQVERGLSRPTVADLTAISEALGVPTTYFYAGGPSRTTSWVTRPADRRTLYYAGGITDILASPSMSGGFSMLDSILAPGATSGEDHLNDSSEQGGFVLEGELTLWYQDETVTLYPNDSFQLPPHAKFRYGNLTDKPTRVLWIFT
- a CDS encoding glutamine synthetase family protein, producing MNRQTFPDLLSEVRAFRAQYPEVRYVDLICLDIPGHFYGKRYPVDMLEKVAAGSPLKLPQNCVLLGVQGGLHPIGDYCFNDGDPDAPRRLVPGSLKPVRWENQPLGQMLITSDGTEAPIEFEPREVLARVLKRLEGKGIRPVVAFELEFYLFDKKLKDGLPQYPRDPLCDDEDDQPNMHIERLSRFSDVLHEVVEAAREQGVDANVITAEIGPGQFEINFAHCEDGLHAADQAALFTRATRGVALKHGHRASFMSKPYLHAPGSGMHVHVSLYDREGKNLLDGDNQRPLRHAVAGCLELLPHCMPIFAANHNAYRRYGSRVNAASKASWGFEDRDACIRIPESDGKNLRIEHRLAGADANPYLVLAAILTGMEHGLEAGKEPIPSLNEDRESGIEFPRDMLGAVAAMENHPVVKDGLGSEFVFVYCENKRHDHLDFMNEVSAREYRWFL
- a CDS encoding NAD(P)/FAD-dependent oxidoreductase, producing MFLRSNQPVGTYYAAANPELLQPRAQLTDALECEVLVIGAGFSGLHTALQLAEGGRQVCVIEASRIAWAASGRNGGQALPGWSSDLGPIEDDLGHEGALRLWQGMLWAARELRDLPQRHGFDCDYRVGHLWTAVLPRRVGMLEAWQEEAAKRWGYEGLQMISRAELPQWVASDRYLAGLYDPNSAHINPLKLAYGLADAIERAGGRIFEQTRALRYSEQGNGYLVETEHGTVRCSALVLACNAYIDGLDKDVSGRILPVGTYQVATAPLGAELAHSLLPKNCCVTDNQFVLDYFRLTPDHRLLFGGGCTYLGGLPSDIRAATRPYLERVFPQLRGVELEYAWGGHIDCSMRRTPDVGRRGNLFWLQGYSGHGVLPSLAAARAVSQAMLGREEELDLYQRLSNPGFPGGQRFAAPLEAIGKAWYRLRDFF
- a CDS encoding cyclic nucleotide-binding domain-containing protein; amino-acid sequence: MNQMLKPQPYCKNCRLAPPTLSDDKLLELEAIIKPGHLLHKGDHLFRQGDPFHNVYLVRSGSLKTVTTNEQGIEKITGFYYANEIFGFSGMDEGSYPVSAIALESTLCSEIPFDQLEQLSQQIPGLSHQLLLMMSRKIREDQQMKLLLSRLNADSRIAAFLLNISAHFRERGFSALRFRLSMSRHEIGDYLGLAVETVSRSFTRLQKNGLVQVNGRETEIVDFTELCALAGG